GCGGGTTCGAGTCCCGTCCGGACCGCCATTATTTTATTAGTTAGATTAATATTTGCTCTATCTCTAAGTATAGAGTAAAAGGGTTTCGATAAGCGAGAAGGTCGAGGAAGCAAGTGAACGAGCACTGGAGCGTATGACTATACGTGAGGATGTGAGTGAGAGAGCTGACGAAGAGATTCGAAGCTTAGCGGAAGCCGTAAACTATATTGGCTCGGTAGCTCAGTTGGTAGAGCAATGGACTGAAAATCCATGTGTCGGCGGTTCGATTCCGTCCCGAGCCACCTTTTATTTATTTTAAATTAAATTTAACGCCGGTGTAGCTCAATTGGTAGAGCACGATCGAATATGCTTCGAAGCTTTTGCTTCAGCACACAAATCGAGCTGCTACTTGAATAATCTCTCTGAGATTTGGGTGACTGGTAAGTAAGATTGAACTTAATATACATCTATAATGACGCCGGTGTAGCTCAATTGGTAGAGCAACTGACTTGTAATCAGTAGGTTGGGGGTTCAAGTCCTCTCGCCGGCACTCTCATATATGGAGGGGTAGCGAAGTGGCTAAACGCGGCGGACTGTAAATCCGCTCCTTAGGGTTCGGCAGTTCGAATCTGCCCCCCTCCACCATTTATAGGGGCATAGTTTAACGGTAGAATAGAGGTCTCCAAAACCTTTGGTGTGGGTTCGATTCCTACTGCCCCTGCCAATTATAAAAACTTGATGGCGATTGTGGCGAAGTGGTTAACGCATCGGATTGTGGTTCCGACATTCGTGGGTTCGATTCCCATCAGTCGCCCCATTTATATATATCAGACATGATTGCTTAGTAATTATAAATGCAGAAAAGCACATGGATGTCGACGATATTTCGCGATTATGATTTATGTAGCATATTCAAGGAAGCCTATTCTTGAAGCTAATTCAGTGGGCTATAGCCAAGCGGTAAGGCATCGCACTTTGACTGCGACATGCGTTGGTTCGAATCCAGCTAGCCCAGCCACTTTTTATTAACACTTTTTAGTTCTATTGCATAGGCTAAACCATATAGATAAAGTAAGATGCGGAAGTAGTTCAGTGGTAGAACACCACCTTGCCAAGGTGGGGGTCGCGGGTTCGAATCCCGTCTTCCGCTTTAGTTTTAGTGATGGCGGCATAGCCAAGTGGTAAGGCAGAGGTCTGCAAAACCTTTATCACCGGTTCAAATCCGGTTGCCGCCTCCATTTTTTAACACCCTTGCCGGGGTGGCGGAACTGGCAGACGCACAGGACTTAAAATCCTGCGGTAGGTGACTACCGTACCGGTTCGATTCCGGTCCTCGGCACCATTATTGTGGACTTAATCCTTTGCCAGTGTGGCGGAATTGGCAGACGCGCACGACTCAAAATCGTGTTCCTTCGGGAGTGTCGGTTCGACCCCGACCACTGGTATCAAAACACAATCATTACTTAATACAATAGTAAAAGACAAGACAATGAATAACGTCTTGTCTTTTTTGTGCTGTTAAAGAGGGAACAAGATTGTCAAAGAACAATAACCAAACATAGCTGCTTCCATCCAAATATGTTAATGATCATTACAAAATATAATGATCTAGTCCTATAACTAATACTCAGTTATTACGAACCTTTTTCAAGTGAAATCGTTTGATGAATTTAATCATAGGTCTAATTAAGAATAGTCCACTACCCACGATAAACATCCAAATAGCATATGTTTCAAAGGAATCCCAAAGAAAGAGCACACTTCCAACCAGAAAGCATAGGGCGATAAACACATCATTAAGGTTATAGAAAAATTCATAGCGTTCGTTAATTATAATTTCATGATGGCCAAATTGTATATCAATGTAGTTAGGCTTATGATCTACTTTCATTTTATCATCTCCCTCCTAGTAATATTCCCGATGTGAAGTTCATAAAACACTTGCTCTGACAAAAATAATCTCCCCATTTTCCAAAGAAAACAGGGAGATTATTTTTACTATTCTATAAAACTTTGCTATCCTCTTTAATAAAATTCTCAACCGCAAATGCAGAGACTCCAAGTACAGTAGAGTACTGTTCAAGCTTTGAAAAGTCTAGCTGTAGCTCATTTTGATGATGGGTAAGTGTATGGTTTTCAATTGTGGTCTTGATAGGTTCTTCTATCCATTCTCTAGCTAAAGCTAATCTGTTTCCGATAATAACCTGATCCGGGTTGAAGGTATTGATGATATTGTTAATTCCAATGCCAAGGTATTTACCGACTTCCTTAAAAAGGCCTTGGGCAGTTTGATCATGATTTTTGGCTAGTTCTAAGACTGCTTCGATGCTGCTTCCAGCTTGTTCTAGTAGTGCATGTTCTGATGCGTATGCTTCCCAACAACCTTGGCTGCCGCAGTTGCATGGCTTACCGTTCATGTCTATAATCATATGGCCCATTTCACCAGAGAATCCGTTTTTACCTTGATATAGCTCTCTATTTAAGAAGATACCTACACCGATACCGATACCTGCACTTATATAGACCATATTTTCGTAGTCTTTTCCAGCTCCGAATTTTTGCTCACAGAATGCTCCAGCGTTGGCTTCATTTTCGACTATTACAGGCACTTCGAATAACTCTTCTAAGTCTTGTTTTAAATCGGAGTTTTTCCAACCTAAGTTAGGTGCAAGAAGGACTATTCCCTCTTTGTTTACAATTCCTGGAACACCTACACCTATGCCTACAACACCATATCGACTTTGAGGCATATTAGTCATTAGTGACTGAATCATACTTTTTACAAGATTCATAATAGTAGGGTAGGGAGTTTGGGTGACTGTGTGATTATTTTCATGAACTATGTTGCCTTTTAAGTCAGTTAGTACAGATAATACATAATTTGCACCGATATCAATTCCAATCGCATAACCTGCTACTTTATTAAAATGTAGAATAACAGGACGTCGTCCACCACTGGATTCTCCTGGTCCAGATTCGTAGATCAGTTCTTCTTCTAATAATTCATTCACTAATGATGAAACGGTTGCTTTGTGTAGACCGGATATTTGGGCAATATCGGCTCTTGAAATAGGTTCTCTGTGCATAATAAGTTGTAATACGAGAGCTTTATTATTTTTTTTCACAAGATGCTGATTCCATGTAATCGTTTCCACTTTTAAAAACTCCTTATCTGATCTTTATTTATTTTAACACTAAACTTAGTTTGTTGGATATACAAACTTTAAATTTGGTGTTATAATGACCACAGATATGAGGGAGCTTATGATATAGAAAAATGTAATCGCTTTAATAAGTACATAAGCCATGATCTTTGTTAGTAGCTTGTATTTATTTACTAAATATTTGGGGAGTTGGGGAACAAAATGCCAAAAAACATGTTTTTTAATGCACATCATTCACCAATTGGAGCCTTTTCAAGTTTTACACTTGGATTCTATGGAAACGGGGGAGGTTTGGATTTAGAACTTGGCCGCTCACCGAAGAAGAATGTTTATGTAGGTGTTGAAACGATTGATCAGGAAGGGATGTACCAAGCACTTCCTTTTTTTGAAGTAGGAGATGACGAAAGTAAGCGCTATGATATAGAAAATATGGATCCAGATCCAGATAAACCACGAATCATTGTTCCTTATTCAAAAGAAGAAATCCAACGTGACTTTCAATTAGGAACAGACACTTGGAAGGCTGGAGACTTATCCTTTACCGTCTATACCCAAGCTCAATCTGTACCCGAACCATCTTCTGTAGCAGATGATGAGCTGAAGAAAACAATTATTCCAGCTGTATGGGCTGAATTAACAGTAGATAATACAAAAGGAACTAAGAGTCGCCGAGCTTTCTTTGGGTATCAAGGAAGTGATCCTTATAGCTCCATGCGTCGATTAGATGACACATGTGACGGGATCGCGGGAATTGGTCAGGGGCGCTTAACAGCAATTACATCAGATAATCCTGAAGTAAAGTCTGCTCTTCACTTTAGTATAGAAAATATATTAACAACTCCATATAAAGAGAACTGGACTTTTGGTTTAGGACCTGTTGGTGCACTAGTAATGGATGTTCCTGCTGGAGAAAAAAGAACATATAAATTTGCAGTTTGTTTCCACCGTTCTGGCTATGTAACAGCTGGAATGGATGCATCTTACTACTACACACGTTATTTTACCAATATTGAATCTGTCGCAACTTTTGCATTAGAAAATTTTGATGAGTTTGCTAGTCGTGCAAAAGAGGCTAATAGATTGGTAAGTGATTCTGAATTATCTGAAGACCAAAAGTTCATGATGATTCATTCGATTCGAAGCTACTATGGCTCAACTCAATTATTGGATGCTGATGGAGAAGCATTCTGGGTTGTGAACGAGGGTGAGTATCGAATGATGAATACATTCGACTTAACAGTAGACCAAATCTTTTTTGAATTAAAAATGAATCCATGGACAGTTAAAAATGAGTTAGATATGTTTGTGAAACGCTTCAGTTATGAAGATAAAGTTCGCTTTCCAGGTGATAAAACTGAATATCCGGGCGGAATCAGTTTTACACATGATATGGGAGTAGCAAATACAATTTCTAGACCACACTATTCTTCTTATGAGCTATATGGTTTAGATGGGTGCTTCTCACATATGACCTATGAACAACTGGTTAACTGGGTACTATGTGCATCAGTTTATGTGGAACAAACGGGAGACAAAAAGTGGTTAAATGATAACTTAAATATTTTTGTTCAGTGCTTTGAAAGTATGTTGAATCGTGACCATCCTGAATCTGATAAACGAGATGGGATAATGGGACTTGATTCAACACGTGTTATGGGTGGAGCCGAGATTACAACTTATGATAGTTTGGATGTTTCACTTGGTCAGGCTAGAAATAATATATATCTAGCTGGAAAAACATGGGCATCATATGTAGCACTTGAGAAACTGTTTAGAGAAAATGATCTAACAGATCTATCGAAAGTAGCTGGTGATCAAGCTGAAAAATGTGCAGCTACAATTGTTTCTCATGTTACACCTAACGGATATATACCAGCTGTCATTAAAGAAGGTAATGATTCTAAAATCATCCCGGCCATTGAAGGGCTAATCTTCCCATATTATACAAATAACCATGATGCATTGGATCCTAATGGACGATTTGGAGAGTATATTCAAGCTTTACAAACTCATTTGGAAACAGTGTTAACAGAAGGGATCTGCTTGTTTGAAGATGGAGGTTGGAAAATCTCATCTACAAGTAACAACTCTTGGCTAAGTAAGATTTATCTATCTCAGTTTATCACTCGTGAGATTCTTGGTTGGGAATGGGATGAAACAGGGAAGAGAGCAGATGCAGCCCATGTAGCATGGTTAACTCATCCAACTCTATCAGTTTGGAGTTGGAGCGATCAAATCATCTCAGGTGAAATTGCTGGAAGTAAGTACTATCCACGTGGAGTTACTAGTATCCTATGGCTAGAGGAATCGAAAAAATCTGCTTCATTAGTAAAGACAACACAAGAAGCTTAATAGAAATGTGCCGGTCTCTTGAGCACTTATAAGAGGGGTCGGTACAAAATTTTAATAAGGTGAAAAAAAATTCAAATATCTTAGTTTATCGAATAGACAAACTAAGTATAGAGTGATATAATCTGATTAAAGAAAGGTTACAGATTAATAGATTTAAGAAAATCTATTGTAAGCATTTACATGATTACGTGTAACCGATTACTAAACCAACTACTAGGAGGAATAACCCAATGGCTTATTTCGAAACAGTTAACAAAATTCAGTATGAAGGTGCAAGATCTACAAATCCATTTGCATTTAAGTATTATAATCCTGAAGAAAAAATTAACGGTAAAACAATGGAGGAAATCCTTCGTTTCTCAGTTGCATACTGGCATACATTTACTGCTGATGGATCTGATCCATTTGGTGTAGGTACAGCAGTCCGCCCTTGGAACCATTTAACCGGCTTAGATTTAGCAAAAGCACGTGTTGAAGCAGCTTTTGAACTTTTTGAAAAATTAGATGTTCCATTCTTTGCTTTTCATGATGTTGATATTGCTCCAGAAGGTAGCACATTAAAGGAAACAAATGAAAATCAAGATGTTATCGTAGCAATGATTAAAGAATATATGAAAACAAGTAAAGCTAAATTGCTTTGGAATACAGCTAACATGTTCACAAATGCAAGATACGTTCATGGTGCAGCAACTTCTCCAAATGCAGATGTGTTTGCTTACTCTGCAGCAAAAGTTAAAAAGGGTCTTGAAGTAGCGAAAGAGCTTGGTGCAGAGAACTACGTATTCTGGGGTGGTCGTGAAGGATACGAAACACTACTTAATACAAATATGAAGCTTGAGCAAGATAACTTAGCACGCTTTTTCCACATGGCAGTAGATTATGCAAAAGAAATTGGTTTAGAAGTTCCTTTCTTAATTGAACCAAAACCAAAAGAGCCAACAAAACATCAGTATGATTTCGATGTTGCGACTGGATTAGCATTCTTACAGAAATATGATTTAACAGACCATTTCAAATTTAACATCGAAGCTAACCATGCTACATTAGCTGGACACACATTTGAGCATGAATTAAGAACAGCA
This genomic stretch from Metabacillus sp. B2-18 harbors:
- a CDS encoding YrhK family protein: MKVDHKPNYIDIQFGHHEIIINERYEFFYNLNDVFIALCFLVGSVLFLWDSFETYAIWMFIVGSGLFLIRPMIKFIKRFHLKKVRNN
- a CDS encoding ROK family protein; protein product: METITWNQHLVKKNNKALVLQLIMHREPISRADIAQISGLHKATVSSLVNELLEEELIYESGPGESSGGRRPVILHFNKVAGYAIGIDIGANYVLSVLTDLKGNIVHENNHTVTQTPYPTIMNLVKSMIQSLMTNMPQSRYGVVGIGVGVPGIVNKEGIVLLAPNLGWKNSDLKQDLEELFEVPVIVENEANAGAFCEQKFGAGKDYENMVYISAGIGIGVGIFLNRELYQGKNGFSGEMGHMIIDMNGKPCNCGSQGCWEAYASEHALLEQAGSSIEAVLELAKNHDQTAQGLFKEVGKYLGIGINNIINTFNPDQVIIGNRLALAREWIEEPIKTTIENHTLTHHQNELQLDFSKLEQYSTVLGVSAFAVENFIKEDSKVL
- a CDS encoding glycoside hydrolase family 52 protein, whose product is MPKNMFFNAHHSPIGAFSSFTLGFYGNGGGLDLELGRSPKKNVYVGVETIDQEGMYQALPFFEVGDDESKRYDIENMDPDPDKPRIIVPYSKEEIQRDFQLGTDTWKAGDLSFTVYTQAQSVPEPSSVADDELKKTIIPAVWAELTVDNTKGTKSRRAFFGYQGSDPYSSMRRLDDTCDGIAGIGQGRLTAITSDNPEVKSALHFSIENILTTPYKENWTFGLGPVGALVMDVPAGEKRTYKFAVCFHRSGYVTAGMDASYYYTRYFTNIESVATFALENFDEFASRAKEANRLVSDSELSEDQKFMMIHSIRSYYGSTQLLDADGEAFWVVNEGEYRMMNTFDLTVDQIFFELKMNPWTVKNELDMFVKRFSYEDKVRFPGDKTEYPGGISFTHDMGVANTISRPHYSSYELYGLDGCFSHMTYEQLVNWVLCASVYVEQTGDKKWLNDNLNIFVQCFESMLNRDHPESDKRDGIMGLDSTRVMGGAEITTYDSLDVSLGQARNNIYLAGKTWASYVALEKLFRENDLTDLSKVAGDQAEKCAATIVSHVTPNGYIPAVIKEGNDSKIIPAIEGLIFPYYTNNHDALDPNGRFGEYIQALQTHLETVLTEGICLFEDGGWKISSTSNNSWLSKIYLSQFITREILGWEWDETGKRADAAHVAWLTHPTLSVWSWSDQIISGEIAGSKYYPRGVTSILWLEESKKSASLVKTTQEA
- the xylA gene encoding xylose isomerase yields the protein MAYFETVNKIQYEGARSTNPFAFKYYNPEEKINGKTMEEILRFSVAYWHTFTADGSDPFGVGTAVRPWNHLTGLDLAKARVEAAFELFEKLDVPFFAFHDVDIAPEGSTLKETNENQDVIVAMIKEYMKTSKAKLLWNTANMFTNARYVHGAATSPNADVFAYSAAKVKKGLEVAKELGAENYVFWGGREGYETLLNTNMKLEQDNLARFFHMAVDYAKEIGLEVPFLIEPKPKEPTKHQYDFDVATGLAFLQKYDLTDHFKFNIEANHATLAGHTFEHELRTARINGMLGSVDANQGDTLLGWDTDEFPTDLYTNTLAMYEILKNGGLGKGGLNFDAKVRRGSFEADDLFHAHIAGMDAFAIGLKVANKLIEDKVLDSFVDERYSSFTKGIGLEIVEGKTNFNELEKYALQLTEIKNTSGRTERLKALVNQYILETLSGVTV